The following proteins are co-located in the Ailuropoda melanoleuca isolate Jingjing chromosome 13, ASM200744v2, whole genome shotgun sequence genome:
- the ZNF831 gene encoding zinc finger protein 831 isoform X3 — protein MEVPELTRPALPARDQPAPAPGRPGALGGQVSPHLTLGPVILPPEQGLATTVFLKALPIPLYHTVPPGGLQPRAPLVTCNLDGGGVPFILSPLLRPEGPGPTQVGKPAAPALTVNIVGTLPVLSPGLGPMLGSPGKVRNAGKYLCPHCGRDCLKPSVLEKHIRSHTGERPFPCATCGIAFKTQSNLYKHRRTQTHLNHSRLSSESDAGGGSLLEEGDKAGESSRADGMGDSNNQRVGGGARSERPLSPGTRGPGHCPAPAMHLSSVAKTLGLKLEAVPCPGSTFADRETPVDSAHTASPGLALAGSQPRWKLPEQTSPTAGRPCSLQQQQVATSSEKPWDAKALEGRLRKCESTDSGYLSRSDSAEQPPAPGSPLHSLSEHSAESEGEVALGPGGPGLQLEKKHLEERIAWLISHNQAVVDDSQLDNVRPRKTVLCKQGSIDLPMPYTYKDSFHFDIRALQPGRRKPAALSSARSTFTPPDKARPLFFHSVPTQLSTTVACVPITRSNSLPFVEGTRTWQEPPDPQVACPRRQKPLSPRPAPARLIDVPSSHPRALVRQAAVEDLPCPPTGDSLTPAEDPDGSTAAAGEGAAIKGRAASKKCSQRELKMFSQDKWQVYGNETFKRIYQKMKSSCHGGKKAKEVTVGSGTELDLPLQEELAGNEGTVLSQDGRTPVHGDTSVGAKPGPCRSPLAPEGFLGMESPKQREMVARAGGSDQPGVNRATSPPTLSCREPPCSGGKSPQLSPNGRLKPGCQLPPSPGPLKGGELKAPKLVLSDPKLEGGTRGGGDKKETCQWTQTVARRPSGGSAEPQPSEDKLPSERKKLKVEKLSCQEQSEPLETEREVPGGPVQATSSTSQNQDGDPGDKPGGLRESADGVVMGRAGQPGKPSGLSGATCTAPSVAPRQVGLREESLPCPAAVSLGHQSHLATQAPSVLAALADTAFPPKYLLRLPQGETCPPLPGPPGPGQGQDTLCRRRWPEEWASFVGAGPGTLLAPCLASGSAPSGTDSFEEDPGCSRPWRRRKGVQGEEKRDLDTGTPAVGPSPGSSTGAPRETASFLPTPACATWKTGPPDTQHLCTGSSVVGTRPSGGVPSPCALSRELGGPPENALEDPSLGPLAGLSSCCSSLMAPTPPGWPELASCTQSETLWSFRAHGPFPSLRAEPRLTWCCLSRSLPLPTEQKEKAASVYLALHFLGGSPQDKGPDTQPVSRAVVGGRMKTGLGEGGQVQTSKPSCPVASGMVSQERVSEPEWKKGLPWRKAKMFRGSGKQKLSIRSRRYKGTFLQSRVQLRGSRPRRPLRVLRKDRHLPPLEGLGPRGTRRQPPSEMAGLSFTL, from the exons ATGGAGGTGCCAGAACTCACTCGCCCTGCCTTGCCTGCCAGAGACCAGCCAGCTCCTGCTCCTGGACGCCCAGGAGCCCTAGGTGGGCAGGTGTCACCTCACCTGACCCTGGGCCCTGTCATTCTGCCACCAGAGCAGGGTCTGGCCACTACCGTGTTCCTGAAGGCCCTGCCCATCCCATTGTACCACACAGTGCCTCCGGGGGGCCTCCAGCCACGTGCCCCCCTTGTGACGTGCAACCTGGATGGGGGCGGCGTACCCTTTATTCTTAGCCCCCTGCTGCGGCCTGAAGGGCCGGGCCCTACCCAGGTGGGGAAGCCAGCAGCCCCGGCACTCACCGTGAACATTGTGGGCACTCTGCCTGTCCTGTCGCCAGGCCTGGGACCCATGCTGGGGAGCCCTGGCAAGGTACGGAATGCCGGCAAGTACCTTTGCCCACACTGTGGCCGGGATTGCCTGAAGCCCAGTGTTCTGGAGAAGCACATCCGATCCCACACGGGTGAGAGGCCCTTCCCGTGTGCCACCTGTGGCATTGCCTTTAAGACCCAGAGCAACCTGTATAAGCACAGACGCACCCAGACCCACCTCAACCACTCTCGGCTTTCCTCGGAGTCTGATGCAGGTGGGGGCagcctcctggaggagggggacaaGGCTGGAGAGAGCTCCAGAGCAGATGGCATGGGGGACAGCAACAACCagagggtgggtggtggggcCCGATCGGAGAGACCCCTTTCTCCAGGCACCCGGGGTCCTGGGCACTGCCCAGCGCCAGCCATGCACCTGTCTTCTGTTGCCAAGACCCTGGGTCTGAAGTTAGAAGCTGTTCCCTGTCCAGGGTCCACATTTGCTGACAGAGAGACCCCCGTGGACTCTGCCCACACGGCCTCCCCTGGGCTTGCCCTGGCTGGCTCCCAGCCGAGGTGGAAGCTGCCAGAGCAGACGTCCCCGACTGCTGGCCGGCCGTGCTccctgcagcagcagcaggtggCCACGTCCTCAGAGAAGCCCTGGGATGCCAAGGCCTTGGAGGGCCGGCTGCGGAAGTGTGAGAGCACTGACTCGGGCTACCTGTCCCGCTCCGACAGCGCAGAGCAGCCTCCAGCCCCCGGCAGCCCCCTGCACAGCCTGTCTGAGCACAGCGCCGAATCTGAGGGGGAGGTGGCCCTAGGGCCCGGGGGGCCCGGCCTCCAGCTGGAGAAGAAGCATCTGGAGGAGCGCATCGCCTGGCTTATCTCCCACAATCAGGCTGTGGTGGACGATTCCCAGCTGGACAATGTGCGGCCCCGCAAGACGGTCCTGTGCAAGCAAGGCAGCATCGACCTGCCCATGCCCTATACCTACAAGGACTCCTTCCACTTTGACATCCGGGCTCTGCAGCCCGGCCGGAGGAAGCCTGCTGCCCTTAGCTCGGCCCGTTCCACCTTCACCCCCCCAGACAAGGCACGGCCACTCTTTTTTCACTCCGTCCCCACTCAGCTCTCTACCACTGTGGCATGCGTGCCCATCACCAGGAGCAACTCACTGCCCTTTGTCGAGGGCACCAGGACATGGCAGGAACCCCCGGACCCCCAGGTTGCCTGCCCCAGGAGGCAGAAGCCTCtgagccccaggcctgcccctgcCCGACTGATAGATGTCCCCAGCAGCCACCCCCGGGCCCTGGTCAGACAGGCTGCAGTGGAGGACCTGCCATGTCCCCCCACTGGAGACAGCCTGACCCCCGCAGAGGACCCGGATGGAAGCACAgctgctgctggggagggggcagccatcAAGGGCAGAGCAGCCAGTAAGAAGTGCAGCCAGAGGGAGCTGAAGATGTTCTCCCAGGACAAGTGGCAGGTGTATGGGAATGAGACATTCAAGAGAATCtaccagaaaatgaaaagcagttgCCATGGAGGCAAGAAGGCAAAGGAGGTGACCGTGGGTAGTGGGACAGAGCTGGATCTTCCTCTCCAGGAAGAGTTAGCAGGGAATGAAGGCACAGTCCTGTCCCAGGATGGGAGGACCCCTGTCCATGGGGACACATCTGTGGGGGCCAAGCCAGGGCCTTGCAGAAGCCCACTGGCCCCGGAGGGCTTCTTGGGGATGGAGTCCcccaagcagagggagatggTGGCCAGAGCAGGAGGCAGTGACCAGCCCGGGGTGAACAGGGCCACTtcaccccccaccctcagctgCAGAGAACCCCCCTGCTCTGGTGGCAAGAGCCCCCAGCTTTCTCCAAATGGGAGGCTGAAGCCGGGGTGTCAACTGCCCCCATCACCTGGTCCCCTAAAGGGAGGTGAACTAAAGGCTCCCAAGCTGGTTTTGTCAGACCCTAAGCTGGAAGGAGGCACCCGTGGTGGTGGGGACAAGAAGGAGACCTGTCAGTGGACCCAAACTGTGGCGAGACGGCCCAGTGGTGGCTCTGCGGAGCCCCAGCCCTCAGAGGACAAGCTTCCCTCAGAGAGAAAGAAGCTGAAGGTGGAGAAACTGAGCTGCCAGGAACAATCAGAGCCTctggaaacagaaagagaggTCCCAGGCGGCCCCGTGCAGGCCACGTCCTCGACATCTCAGAACCAGGACGGTGACCCTGGGGATAAGCCAGGGGGGCTGCGTGAGAGTGCTGATGGTGTGGtgatgggcagggctgggcagccGGGCAAGCCCTCGGGGCTTTCTGGCGCCACCTGTACTGCTCCTTCTGTGGCCCCAAGGCAGGTGGGGCTGAGGGAAGAGAGCTTGCCCTGTCCTGCAGCCGTGTCCCTTGGGCATCAGTCCCACCTGGCCACTCAGGCCCCCAGTGTCCTCGCTGCCCTGGCAGACACTGCCTTCCCTCCCAAGTACCTCCTCAGGTTGCCTCAGGGAGAGACCTGCCCACCACTTCCCGGCCCCCCGGGGCCCGGACAAGGCCAGGACACTCTCTGCAGGAGACGGTGGCCTGAGGAATGGGCATCCTTTGTTGGGGCAGGGCCAGGGACCCTTCTGGCTCCCTGCCTGGCCTCAGGCTCGGCCCCCAGTGGGACAGACAGCTTCGAGGAGGACCCCGGCTGCTCTAGGCCGTGGCGCAGGAGAaaaggggtgcagggagaggagaaaagagacttGGACACTGGCACCCCAGCAGTGGGGCCGTCCCCTGGCTCATCCACCGGTGCCCCCAGGGAGAcagcctccttcctgcccaccccagcATGTGCCACCTGGAAGACTGGGCCCCCTGACACCCAGCACCTCTGCACGGGCAGCTCTGTGGTGGGGACCAGGCCATCTGGGGGTGTCCCGAGTCCCtgtgcactcagcagggagttagGGGGACCTCCTGAGAATGCCCTGGAAGACCCCTCCTTGGGGCCTCTGGCTGGGCTCagttcctgctgctcctccctcATGGCCCCCACGCCCCCCGGCTGGCCAGAGCTGGCCTCGTGTACCCAGTCGGAGACCCTGTGGAGCTTCAGGGCCCATGGCCCTTTCCCATCATTGAGGGCCGAGCCCCGACTCACATGGTGTTGCTTGAGCCGAAGTCTGCCTTTGCCcacagagcagaaagaaaaggcCGCTTCTGTGTACTTGGCACTGCACTTCCTTGGTGGCAGCCCCCAGGACAAGGGTCCAGACACCCAGCCCGTGAGCAGGGCGGTGGTGGGAGGACGGATGAAGACGGGcctgggagaaggagggcaggTCCAGACGTCAAAG CCCTCCTGCCCAGTGGCCTCAGGGATGGTGTCCCAGGAGCGGGTGTCTGAGCCCGAATGGAAGAAAGGACTGCCATGGAGGAAGGCGAAGATGTTTCGGGGGAGTGGCAAACAGAAGCTGAGCATCCGTTCCAGAAG GTACAAAGGGACCTTCTTACAGAGCCGCGTTCAGCTCAGAGGGAGCAGACCTCGCAGACCACTCAGGGTGCTGAGAAAAGACCGCCACCTCCCCCCACTCGAGGGGCTGGGCCCACGCGGGACCCGCAGGCAGCCTCCTTCAGAAATGGCAG
- the ZNF831 gene encoding zinc finger protein 831 isoform X4, with translation MEVPELTRPALPARDQPAPAPGRPGALGGQVSPHLTLGPVILPPEQGLATTVFLKALPIPLYHTVPPGGLQPRAPLVTCNLDGGGVPFILSPLLRPEGPGPTQVGKPAAPALTVNIVGTLPVLSPGLGPMLGSPGKVRNAGKYLCPHCGRDCLKPSVLEKHIRSHTGERPFPCATCGIAFKTQSNLYKHRRTQTHLNHSRLSSESDAGGGSLLEEGDKAGESSRADGMGDSNNQRVGGGARSERPLSPGTRGPGHCPAPAMHLSSVAKTLGLKLEAVPCPGSTFADRETPVDSAHTASPGLALAGSQPRWKLPEQTSPTAGRPCSLQQQQVATSSEKPWDAKALEGRLRKCESTDSGYLSRSDSAEQPPAPGSPLHSLSEHSAESEGEVALGPGGPGLQLEKKHLEERIAWLISHNQAVVDDSQLDNVRPRKTVLCKQGSIDLPMPYTYKDSFHFDIRALQPGRRKPAALSSARSTFTPPDKARPLFFHSVPTQLSTTVACVPITRSNSLPFVEGTRTWQEPPDPQVACPRRQKPLSPRPAPARLIDVPSSHPRALVRQAAVEDLPCPPTGDSLTPAEDPDGSTAAAGEGAAIKGRAASKKCSQRELKMFSQDKWQVYGNETFKRIYQKMKSSCHGGKKAKEVTVGSGTELDLPLQEELAGNEGTVLSQDGRTPVHGDTSVGAKPGPCRSPLAPEGFLGMESPKQREMVARAGGSDQPGVNRATSPPTLSCREPPCSGGKSPQLSPNGRLKPGCQLPPSPGPLKGGELKAPKLVLSDPKLEGGTRGGGDKKETCQWTQTVARRPSGGSAEPQPSEDKLPSERKKLKVEKLSCQEQSEPLETEREVPGGPVQATSSTSQNQDGDPGDKPGGLRESADGVVMGRAGQPGKPSGLSGATCTAPSVAPRQVGLREESLPCPAAVSLGHQSHLATQAPSVLAALADTAFPPKYLLRLPQGETCPPLPGPPGPGQGQDTLCRRRWPEEWASFVGAGPGTLLAPCLASGSAPSGTDSFEEDPGCSRPWRRRKGVQGEEKRDLDTGTPAVGPSPGSSTGAPRETASFLPTPACATWKTGPPDTQHLCTGSSVVGTRPSGGVPSPCALSRELGGPPENALEDPSLGPLAGLSSCCSSLMAPTPPGWPELASCTQSETLWSFRAHGPFPSLRAEPRLTWCCLSRSLPLPTEQKEKAASVYLALHFLGGSPQDKGPDTQPVSRAVVGGRMKTGLGEGGQVQTSKPSCPVASGMVSQERVSEPEWKKGLPWRKAKMFRGSGKQKLSIRSRRYKGTFLQSRVQLRGSRPRRPLRVLRKDRHLPPLEGLGPRGTRRQPPSEMADE, from the exons ATGGAGGTGCCAGAACTCACTCGCCCTGCCTTGCCTGCCAGAGACCAGCCAGCTCCTGCTCCTGGACGCCCAGGAGCCCTAGGTGGGCAGGTGTCACCTCACCTGACCCTGGGCCCTGTCATTCTGCCACCAGAGCAGGGTCTGGCCACTACCGTGTTCCTGAAGGCCCTGCCCATCCCATTGTACCACACAGTGCCTCCGGGGGGCCTCCAGCCACGTGCCCCCCTTGTGACGTGCAACCTGGATGGGGGCGGCGTACCCTTTATTCTTAGCCCCCTGCTGCGGCCTGAAGGGCCGGGCCCTACCCAGGTGGGGAAGCCAGCAGCCCCGGCACTCACCGTGAACATTGTGGGCACTCTGCCTGTCCTGTCGCCAGGCCTGGGACCCATGCTGGGGAGCCCTGGCAAGGTACGGAATGCCGGCAAGTACCTTTGCCCACACTGTGGCCGGGATTGCCTGAAGCCCAGTGTTCTGGAGAAGCACATCCGATCCCACACGGGTGAGAGGCCCTTCCCGTGTGCCACCTGTGGCATTGCCTTTAAGACCCAGAGCAACCTGTATAAGCACAGACGCACCCAGACCCACCTCAACCACTCTCGGCTTTCCTCGGAGTCTGATGCAGGTGGGGGCagcctcctggaggagggggacaaGGCTGGAGAGAGCTCCAGAGCAGATGGCATGGGGGACAGCAACAACCagagggtgggtggtggggcCCGATCGGAGAGACCCCTTTCTCCAGGCACCCGGGGTCCTGGGCACTGCCCAGCGCCAGCCATGCACCTGTCTTCTGTTGCCAAGACCCTGGGTCTGAAGTTAGAAGCTGTTCCCTGTCCAGGGTCCACATTTGCTGACAGAGAGACCCCCGTGGACTCTGCCCACACGGCCTCCCCTGGGCTTGCCCTGGCTGGCTCCCAGCCGAGGTGGAAGCTGCCAGAGCAGACGTCCCCGACTGCTGGCCGGCCGTGCTccctgcagcagcagcaggtggCCACGTCCTCAGAGAAGCCCTGGGATGCCAAGGCCTTGGAGGGCCGGCTGCGGAAGTGTGAGAGCACTGACTCGGGCTACCTGTCCCGCTCCGACAGCGCAGAGCAGCCTCCAGCCCCCGGCAGCCCCCTGCACAGCCTGTCTGAGCACAGCGCCGAATCTGAGGGGGAGGTGGCCCTAGGGCCCGGGGGGCCCGGCCTCCAGCTGGAGAAGAAGCATCTGGAGGAGCGCATCGCCTGGCTTATCTCCCACAATCAGGCTGTGGTGGACGATTCCCAGCTGGACAATGTGCGGCCCCGCAAGACGGTCCTGTGCAAGCAAGGCAGCATCGACCTGCCCATGCCCTATACCTACAAGGACTCCTTCCACTTTGACATCCGGGCTCTGCAGCCCGGCCGGAGGAAGCCTGCTGCCCTTAGCTCGGCCCGTTCCACCTTCACCCCCCCAGACAAGGCACGGCCACTCTTTTTTCACTCCGTCCCCACTCAGCTCTCTACCACTGTGGCATGCGTGCCCATCACCAGGAGCAACTCACTGCCCTTTGTCGAGGGCACCAGGACATGGCAGGAACCCCCGGACCCCCAGGTTGCCTGCCCCAGGAGGCAGAAGCCTCtgagccccaggcctgcccctgcCCGACTGATAGATGTCCCCAGCAGCCACCCCCGGGCCCTGGTCAGACAGGCTGCAGTGGAGGACCTGCCATGTCCCCCCACTGGAGACAGCCTGACCCCCGCAGAGGACCCGGATGGAAGCACAgctgctgctggggagggggcagccatcAAGGGCAGAGCAGCCAGTAAGAAGTGCAGCCAGAGGGAGCTGAAGATGTTCTCCCAGGACAAGTGGCAGGTGTATGGGAATGAGACATTCAAGAGAATCtaccagaaaatgaaaagcagttgCCATGGAGGCAAGAAGGCAAAGGAGGTGACCGTGGGTAGTGGGACAGAGCTGGATCTTCCTCTCCAGGAAGAGTTAGCAGGGAATGAAGGCACAGTCCTGTCCCAGGATGGGAGGACCCCTGTCCATGGGGACACATCTGTGGGGGCCAAGCCAGGGCCTTGCAGAAGCCCACTGGCCCCGGAGGGCTTCTTGGGGATGGAGTCCcccaagcagagggagatggTGGCCAGAGCAGGAGGCAGTGACCAGCCCGGGGTGAACAGGGCCACTtcaccccccaccctcagctgCAGAGAACCCCCCTGCTCTGGTGGCAAGAGCCCCCAGCTTTCTCCAAATGGGAGGCTGAAGCCGGGGTGTCAACTGCCCCCATCACCTGGTCCCCTAAAGGGAGGTGAACTAAAGGCTCCCAAGCTGGTTTTGTCAGACCCTAAGCTGGAAGGAGGCACCCGTGGTGGTGGGGACAAGAAGGAGACCTGTCAGTGGACCCAAACTGTGGCGAGACGGCCCAGTGGTGGCTCTGCGGAGCCCCAGCCCTCAGAGGACAAGCTTCCCTCAGAGAGAAAGAAGCTGAAGGTGGAGAAACTGAGCTGCCAGGAACAATCAGAGCCTctggaaacagaaagagaggTCCCAGGCGGCCCCGTGCAGGCCACGTCCTCGACATCTCAGAACCAGGACGGTGACCCTGGGGATAAGCCAGGGGGGCTGCGTGAGAGTGCTGATGGTGTGGtgatgggcagggctgggcagccGGGCAAGCCCTCGGGGCTTTCTGGCGCCACCTGTACTGCTCCTTCTGTGGCCCCAAGGCAGGTGGGGCTGAGGGAAGAGAGCTTGCCCTGTCCTGCAGCCGTGTCCCTTGGGCATCAGTCCCACCTGGCCACTCAGGCCCCCAGTGTCCTCGCTGCCCTGGCAGACACTGCCTTCCCTCCCAAGTACCTCCTCAGGTTGCCTCAGGGAGAGACCTGCCCACCACTTCCCGGCCCCCCGGGGCCCGGACAAGGCCAGGACACTCTCTGCAGGAGACGGTGGCCTGAGGAATGGGCATCCTTTGTTGGGGCAGGGCCAGGGACCCTTCTGGCTCCCTGCCTGGCCTCAGGCTCGGCCCCCAGTGGGACAGACAGCTTCGAGGAGGACCCCGGCTGCTCTAGGCCGTGGCGCAGGAGAaaaggggtgcagggagaggagaaaagagacttGGACACTGGCACCCCAGCAGTGGGGCCGTCCCCTGGCTCATCCACCGGTGCCCCCAGGGAGAcagcctccttcctgcccaccccagcATGTGCCACCTGGAAGACTGGGCCCCCTGACACCCAGCACCTCTGCACGGGCAGCTCTGTGGTGGGGACCAGGCCATCTGGGGGTGTCCCGAGTCCCtgtgcactcagcagggagttagGGGGACCTCCTGAGAATGCCCTGGAAGACCCCTCCTTGGGGCCTCTGGCTGGGCTCagttcctgctgctcctccctcATGGCCCCCACGCCCCCCGGCTGGCCAGAGCTGGCCTCGTGTACCCAGTCGGAGACCCTGTGGAGCTTCAGGGCCCATGGCCCTTTCCCATCATTGAGGGCCGAGCCCCGACTCACATGGTGTTGCTTGAGCCGAAGTCTGCCTTTGCCcacagagcagaaagaaaaggcCGCTTCTGTGTACTTGGCACTGCACTTCCTTGGTGGCAGCCCCCAGGACAAGGGTCCAGACACCCAGCCCGTGAGCAGGGCGGTGGTGGGAGGACGGATGAAGACGGGcctgggagaaggagggcaggTCCAGACGTCAAAG CCCTCCTGCCCAGTGGCCTCAGGGATGGTGTCCCAGGAGCGGGTGTCTGAGCCCGAATGGAAGAAAGGACTGCCATGGAGGAAGGCGAAGATGTTTCGGGGGAGTGGCAAACAGAAGCTGAGCATCCGTTCCAGAAG GTACAAAGGGACCTTCTTACAGAGCCGCGTTCAGCTCAGAGGGAGCAGACCTCGCAGACCACTCAGGGTGCTGAGAAAAGACCGCCACCTCCCCCCACTCGAGGGGCTGGGCCCACGCGGGACCCGCAGGCAGCCTCCTTCAGAAATGGCAG